The following nucleotide sequence is from Gracilimonas sp..
ATCCGAAACCAAAGCAATAGGGCGCAAGTGAAGCCTAACCATCTTCTTAACGTATCGCATTCGTTCATCCAGCGGCAGGCCTAAGCGGCGAAATATTTTCTTTGTCCACTTGGCTCCCAGGGCATCATGACCGTGGAATGTCCACCCAACCCCTTCCTGAAAACGTTGTGTGGGCGGTTTGGCGATATCGTGCATAATAGCCGACCACCTTAGCCAGAGGTCAGCACCTATCTCAATTACATTGTCCAGCACTTTCAGCGTGTGCCAGAAATTATCTTTATGACGAACACCCTTCACTTCCTTCACGCCGTGCAAGTTGTGCATTTCGGGGAAGAACTCTTTTAACAGTCCTGTCTTGAAAAGCATGGTGAATCCCAGCGACGGATTATCACTCATAATAATTTTATTGAGCTCTTCAATGATGCGCTCTTTAGATATAATGTTGATACGCTCCGACATTTCCGTAATCGCATCAAAGGTGTTTTCCTCGATGCGAAAATCCAGCTGGGAAGCAAACCGAATAGCCCTCATCATTCTCAGCGGATCATCATCAAACGTTTTTTTCGGGTCGATGGGAGTGCGAATGAGCGCGCGCTCCAGGTCATCCATTCCTCCAAAGGGGTCATTAAGTTCCCCATAACTTTCTTTATTCAGCGACCACGACAGGGCGTTAATAGTTAAATCCCTGCGAAGCTGGTCATCTTCCAGCGTTCCGTCTTCTACAATCGGCTTACGGGAGTTCTTTCGGTAACTTTCTTTTCGCGCGCCCACAAACTCCAGTTCCAGCTCTCCGGTTTTAACCTGTGCAGTTCCAAATTGTTTATATACAGCCAGTGAGGAGCCCTTAATCTTGCCCGAAACTTTTCGCGCGAGCTTAATTCCGGATCCAACTGTAACAAAGTCGATATCTATCTCTCCTTGTTTAGAGCGGTTGAGATAGTAATCACGGACGTAGCCACCAACAACATAAACAGGGCAGTCCAATTCCTGTGCAGCATCGCTGATGATGGTAAATACTTTTTGATGTTCGGCTGGTATGTTTTCCATGTGTTTCAAAGCATGCCAAAGATAGGAATGTTAGCGATTGCTTTCAGAGGAGAACTAAGATATTTTCAACAAGATTAATTCATACATTAAAGACCGTTTAACAAATAAATAGTCTATGGGAAATGCAAAAAAGTGGGTGATAGCTACCAACGGTACAAAATACGCCAGTGCGGCGGTTAAATATGCGGCAGAGCTTTTTCGGGATTTACGGACTGAGCCGGAAGTTTATATTCTGGTGGTTGCGATTGACGATGATGCCCTTACCGAGGCCAAAGCTATTGTGGAGATGGCCAAATATACCTTTGAAGATATCGCCGGCAAAGAAGGTCCGCTTACACCTTATGTAGAAACGGGAGAGCCGGGCAAAGTAATTGTCGAGCAAATGAAAAAGCTGAAGGCGGATCATTTGTTTATCGGGGGAGCCGATTTTAAATGGGATATCAACGACGAAGGCCCGGGCGGAATCAGTAATTATATTATTGAGAATCTCTCCGGTGGGGTTACGCTTATTAAGTAAGTTTTTTTACGCTTAAAAAAGTACGGTGTCTGTTACTCTGTATAGAAAAGAGCTGATTTAGGGCTGCCATACTCTTCCTCACCATAATTACCCGTATCGTAAGTGATTAGATAAGCACCCGGCTCTATTTCTATCAAATTATATATGTATTCCACATAATCTGGCAATCTAAATACTTTGGACCAGCTTTCTTTTTCAAAATCATATATTTCAAGAGAATACTCGAAAGAACGGTAACGCACCTCATTCATTTCAGTTAGAACCATCAACTGATTTTCCCCAGGCTGTTGAATGGGATGAACAAACCTATTGTAGTGTATGTCGTGGGTTGGATATTTTGTACGAGGAAGCTCCTCCCATGAGTCTGAGTCTGGGAAATACAACTGAACTCTTGCGTCTTCATTGTCAAACCCATCTAAAAAAGCCACACTACCATTCGACAATGTTAACGAATTAAACGCGTGTTCTTCTCTGAGAAACGGAGAAGGAGCGACATAACTCCAGTTTTGCTGTTCCGCATCATATACTTGACATTGAGTTGTTTTCAGACAGCCTATTACATTTCCATTTTTTAATGTGTTTAAGGTGAAAGGAACCATGTCATCAAGGGGGGGATTAATTCCTGTAATAGCTCTTGTTTTTGGGTCAAGAATATATGCAGCATTCCTTAACGGGCTAAACTTTGTGCGTACTGTGAATAATAATTTTCCGTTTTGAAGCTGTGCAAACCTAGCCATCTCTAAATTTTTTGTGGCATCAACCAATTCCTGCCCTATTTCTGTGCAAATACCTTTATGTATTTCACAAAGAATACCTATAAAGTTCTGCTCTTGGTTGAACCGGTTCACTGAAAAAAATGCATTATTTCCAACCGGAGAAATATCCGATTGATGACTAATATTTCGTATAGCAGTAAGGTTTTCAAATTCTTTTAGTTCCCATGTGCCCGATTCCAAATCTAAGAGGCTAAAAACTGGTTTTCTACTAAAGTTTTGAGGATGATATAGGAGAAATTCTTTTTCAGAAATGCTCATCCCAAATGCTGAAGATCTTACAGCGAACCCGCCTGATTTATCGAATTTTAGATCCAGATTATTTACGAAACCGCTTAAAACCAACTCACTTTCTAATTTAAGGGACGAATCACTTCGGGCAATAGCATCAACTCTATACTGGTAGACGTCGGCCTCAAGAACCTGATCAGTCCAGGCTGTGTCTTTAAAGCTTTCAGTTTCATGAATAAGATTGTACTGCGAACTTGTACTTTTTTTACGACGAATTTCGTAGCGGGTCACACCAAAAATTTGAGGCCAGGTTAGCTGAACTATATTCCGGTCAATAACAACATGTTCCACCCTTTGCAGACCTTCATTAGAAGGTAAATAATTTATACTGCCAGCATCATTCGGGTTTTTACGGTCAAAGTCTGCTGGAAGCTCGCACCCTGTCCAAAAGACCATACTTAGTAAAAGTGCATATGAAAATAACCCTGTTGGTATGGCTTTTTCTTTCATATTAAAACTTCTTAGTGATTTTAAAATTCATAAAAACGGCCTGCTTATTAAAATCGAGGTAGGGATCAAACTCAATTTCATTGGTTCTATATCCTATACGGGGCTTTAAAAAACTGTCCACAATATTCGCAAGGTAAACAGCGGCAAAGCCTGTCATAAAATAGTTTCTGGTTCTGAATGCAGAATTCGACTGATCTTGTTTTCTTTCCACCTCGTTTGCCAATTCATAGGCTTCAACCGGATCATTCTCACGCTGATAAGCTCTCTCTAATTGCATAAAATCGTTATGTGTTTTGGTGTATTTATTCTGAAAGTATAAAGAGGATGCAGCAGTAGCTATAGCGGCCGCAATAAATATACCTGCTTTTGCATATTCTCTTTTATAGATTTGTGCCGCTCCTGGAATAACTGACTTTCGCCGAAGGGTATTCTTGTCAGGCCGGTAATAAATCTCCATTACATTAAACGTTTTACCAGTATCAAAACGTTTTGAAAATTTAGTTCCATCATTGGCAATTCCTTTTAATTGTATGCTCTGTGTTATAGAATCAAAAACAGCAATTCTGTACCCTAAACTTTTGCCATAATAAAAAACCTCAGTACTGTCATCTGTTAGCACAAATGCAGCTAACTGCCAATAATACCTGGGATAGCTGCTTTCCGTCTTTTGTTTATCTGGATTTTCAAAACGATTTATGTAAACAATCCTTTCATAAAGTTCTTCCTCTTTTATAGTTTGAATGAATGTCACATCCCGATAATATTTTTGGAAAATGGTGAGGCTATGTTCTCCAACAGGAAGCTCAAGAGTGTCAAGATTGGAGACCTTTACCGGATTTTCAAAATCCGAATTTATTGCAATAAAAAAAGAATCTTGTTTTGCGTATTCTACACCTAACGTATTAATACGTAGCGCAAACGTTCCTTTTTTTAATTGGCTTTGAGCCTTTGCTTTCAGGCTGACAAATGACAAGATAAGAATTAATGCTAACTTGAGATAAATATGCATTTGATGATTTAAAGTTGCTTTCTTTATGATATAAAACTTAGTTACATATAATCCTGCCAAATAAGCTACTTTATTGTTTTTTATTAAACAATTGTTTATCAGGGAGTAATAACCAGGTTAAGTGATTTGTCCCAAATGATTATTATCAAGATCAGACGAATACCCTGCTAGAATATCGCATAAATTATTACTCCGGTTTATTACAAAAAATCTCATTCCACTTTTAGTCGCTATTCTTCTATTTTAGCTTTCGTTGTTAGCAATCAAATTATTTCCTTTAGTGACTTTAGACCTGTTTGAACCTACCGCCATCACCCAGAAAGAGCGGGTGAATAATGCCCTGGGAGAGGAGCTTCCTCCTCACGAGCCGGGCGTGTATACCATGTATGATAAGCACGACCAGGTTTTATACGTGGGAAAAGGGAAAGACCTCCAGCAGCGTATCACCTCGTACCGGTATTCCAAATCAAAGAAGGTACAGCGGATGATTGCCCACCTCACCCGTATCAGCTACGAAGTATGCAATACCGAAACGGATGCCATTCTCCTCGAAAACCTGCTGATCCGTTCTTTGCGCCCGCCGTTCAATCACGCCAATAAAAAACCGGAAACCTACTACTACATTTCCACCGCGCGCCGGGGTAATAAAAAAGAGTTCCGGTTATCGATGCGGGTGCTGGATGATTATCCGGAAGTGTACGGCTGTTTTAAAGGTCACCTGAAAACACGTAAGGGACTTGGTGCCCTGCTAAAACTGCTTTTTGTACAGGAAACGAGTATCACCAGCGCCCACTATTTGCCCAGCCAGCTTTTGAACCGGATCACTCCGCAAAAATTTCAGCTTCGACTGGATGAAGAATCCGGATTTCTAGTGGATCAGTTTCTGAAAGGGTCTTCCAGCCTGCTGGCTGACCAGTTTGAAGAACATATCATGAGCCTGAACTTTAAAGACCGGTTCACCGAGAACTACTTTGACAACGAGCTGGAAACGCTTCGGATGTTTTTTACTTTAGGTCCGCAACGAAATTACCGGATGAAGAACGAACTAGGTTTGCGCTCCGAACTGATTAACCAGGATGATATTGATGACCTGCTGGCGCTGATGAAAGAAGGGTGAGGGAGGAACACTGAATATTCAACATTGAATATTGAATGTTCAATGTTCTATAGCTCCACCCATTCCATATAGTCTTTCAGCTCCCCTTTTGCTTCCACATTTTTTCCGGTTTTGGTTTGAACCGATTCAGGATACTCATCCGGAAATAAAAAGACGGCTCCCAGCAAAATTTCCTGCTTTGGGATTCCTAAAAACTCTAGGACTTTGGGTTTTCGCAAGCATCCTCCCGACGACCAATAGTTGGTAATCCCCCTGGAAGTCGCTGCCAACAACAGGCTTTGGATAGCTGCCCCGGTAGCTGCAATGTGCTCCATGTTTTTCACATTGGGGTGAAATTTTCTGGATAGAGATCTCGAACGCTCGGGAAGCCACGTAGACAAAATCAACGCATCAGCGGCAGCCAGCATCTGTTTGATCCCTTCGCTGGCTTTCATAGGTTTATCCTGATTAAAAATTTCGAGCAATTTGCGACAGGTATTTCCATCCAGCACATGAAACCGCCACGGCTCAGCGCCGGCCAGATTCTGCTTTCGGTGGGTTTCTGCACTTCGATAGTGAAATGGAGCTTTTCCGGCCAATTTTATCAGTTCCTCGATAACCCGCTTAAATTCTTCTCCTTTTGTAACCGGCAACGGATCTTCAGGATTTGCTCTTAGTTTTAATGTCCGCCGATTCTGTATTGCTTCTTCAATTTTCATTAATAGTTCGTCGATTGATTTCTATTCCAGGATATAATTTTTAGCTACCTGCTTGTATTCCTTCACTTCCTGTTCCACCCAGCCTTCATCTTTTCCAAATTCCTGAGCCAGCAGCCGGCCTACTTCAGGAGCCATTTCTACACTGGCTTTGGCATCCAGTAAAAGTGCCCGCGTGCGCCGGGAAAGGATATCTTCGATGGTTTGAGCCAGCTCATTTCTAACTGCCCAAATCACTTCTGCTTTTATGTAGGGGAGATTGGGGTGAAGACGATCCGCCAGGGATTCATCTTCTTCAATTAATTTTTGCAGGGCTACTTTATCTGAACCATACACAAATAAATGATCACCACGATCCACATTCTTCAGCCAGCCGTGAATCCGAAGATCTTTGGTCGCGCATTCTTTTACCTCCAATCCAGCTACCAGTGCCGCCCGATCGATGGTATCCTCGGCCATTTTTCTGTAAGTCGTCCATTTGCCTCCGGTTATGGTAACCAGTCCCGACTCAGACACCTGCAGATGGTGGCTTCTGGATATTTCGGAGGTTTTTTTAACATCCGGGGGTTTTACCAGTGGGCGCAATCCTGCAAACACACTTTTTACATCTTTTCGGGATGGGTTTTGAGTAAGATACTGAGCTGCATGTCTCAGAATAAATTCTATTTCCTCTTCGAGAGCTACCGGTTCCAGTGTCGGTTTTTTAATGGGCGTATCCGTTGTGCCGACAATCACCTTATTGTGCCAGGGAACGGCAAATAAAACCCGGCCGTCATCGGTGTGGGGAACCATAATGGCCGATTCACCCGGCAAGAATTCTTTATCCAAAATCAGGTGAATACCCTGTGCGCACTGAATAATATTCTGGTGATCTTCCTCATCCATTTTCATAATGTGGTCGGTGAAAATACCCGTTGCATTAATCACTACGCGGGCATTGATTTCATGGTCTTCACCGTTCAGCATGTCACGGACTTCCAACCCTTCAATAAATCCGTTGGCATTTTTCTTGAGGCCGGTCACTTTCATATAGTTCAGCGGATAGCCCCCTTCATCGGCAATGGTTTGGGCGAGATTTATGGAAAGGCGGGAGTCATCAAACTGACCATCATAGTACATCACTCCACCGCGCAGATCTTTGGGCTCCAGCGTGGGAATTTTTTCCAGTGTTTTTTCTTTCGACAGGTTTTCTGATTTCTTGATACCCAGCTTCCCGGCCAGTGCATCATATACTTTCAGTCCAACCCCATAAAAAGGACCGTTCCACCATTCATAACTTGGTACTATAAAAGACTGATGACTTACAAGGTGTGGGGCATTCTGAATAAGAAGTCCGCGCTCGTGAAGGGCTTCAATCACCAGCGAAACATCTCCCTGTTGTAAATAGCGGACTCCGCCGTGAACGAGCTTTGTGCTTCGGCTGGATGTTCCTTTCGCAAAATCGTGCATCTCCAGAAGCAACGTTTTGTACCCTCTGGAAGCCGCGTCTACTGCACAACCCAGTCCGGTTGCACCGCCGCCAATCACGACGACATCCCAAAAATCATTGAATTCTTTAATGTGATCCAGAAAGTCTGCTCTGTTCATCGGCCTCTTCTCAATTCTGTTTGCTGCATGAAATACTACTGCTTTTCCAATATCTGCTAAATGATTTAAAATTGGAAATATCCTGAATCATCACATATCTGATTCCCTGTGATTTTCTTAGAGAATCTCTCTATTCAATATTAAAAGCGGGAGGATAAACGACCTTACCAGCTGAATTTGCCAACGCATCTTCTTTTAACTCTATAGCCATAAACGCCTCGTCAGGAACTTCAAATGAGCAAGTAATCTTCCATTTTGATGCTTTTTCAAATCCGAAATTCGGATAGTAGTCGGCGTGTCCCAAAACAATAATAGAATCAAAACCCAGCTCAACAGCCTTTTGAATTCCAGCCTTTATCATCTGTCCTCCTATTCCCTGTTTTTGAAAATCCGGCAGCACAGCCATGGGAGCCAGGCTTAAGCTTTCTTTATCTCCCTGCTTGGTTTCGATGGTAATTTTGGAGAACAGAATATGCCCGACAACTGCTCCATCTATTTCAGCAACAAGAGATAATTCTGGCACGAATCCGCCACTCTTTCTGATCCTTTCTACAATTTGACCTTCCTCTTCCTGTCCAAATGCCTTTTGGTGGACTTTATATACCTGTTGGTAATCGGTATGTTGTTCCGCTCTGATATTAATCCTGTTCACTTGTCTAATCTTCGATTACAATTCCGTTAGTAACAAAAGAAATACCCTGCTGGTTACTTTCTCCTATCATCACAGCCTGAATAACCGGGTTCTTTGTCCGGCTTGTTGCCCCCCAGTCGACAATAAAATTAGCTCCAGCTCCTCCTACATTTTCATCGGAGCGCACAACAAACTCTACCGAGGCAAGCGGACTCAGGTAAATAGGTTCATCCAAATATTCTTTAGTCATATTTCCTACTGAGTCATAATAATCAACTGCCCCAACATACATCGTATCTGTTAAGCTGGTATTGCGAATACTAAG
It contains:
- a CDS encoding nucleotide excision repair endonuclease encodes the protein MLAIKLFPLVTLDLFEPTAITQKERVNNALGEELPPHEPGVYTMYDKHDQVLYVGKGKDLQQRITSYRYSKSKKVQRMIAHLTRISYEVCNTETDAILLENLLIRSLRPPFNHANKKPETYYYISTARRGNKKEFRLSMRVLDDYPEVYGCFKGHLKTRKGLGALLKLLFVQETSITSAHYLPSQLLNRITPQKFQLRLDEESGFLVDQFLKGSSSLLADQFEEHIMSLNFKDRFTENYFDNELETLRMFFTLGPQRNYRMKNELGLRSELINQDDIDDLLALMKEG
- a CDS encoding nitroreductase family protein produces the protein MKIEEAIQNRRTLKLRANPEDPLPVTKGEEFKRVIEELIKLAGKAPFHYRSAETHRKQNLAGAEPWRFHVLDGNTCRKLLEIFNQDKPMKASEGIKQMLAAADALILSTWLPERSRSLSRKFHPNVKNMEHIAATGAAIQSLLLAATSRGITNYWSSGGCLRKPKVLEFLGIPKQEILLGAVFLFPDEYPESVQTKTGKNVEAKGELKDYMEWVEL
- a CDS encoding DUF3124 domain-containing protein, which codes for MKCSSISLWMVLTIFFIGCEKEIPESEYLPSENYNYTEVNFSNLEKRQKVYIPIYSDIYVFSGSKRFPLTATLSIRNTSLTDTMYVGAVDYYDSVGNMTKEYLDEPIYLSPLASVEFVVRSDENVGGAGANFIVDWGATSRTKNPVIQAVMIGESNQQGISFVTNGIVIED
- a CDS encoding DUF5683 domain-containing protein, giving the protein MSFVSLKAKAQSQLKKGTFALRINTLGVEYAKQDSFFIAINSDFENPVKVSNLDTLELPVGEHSLTIFQKYYRDVTFIQTIKEEELYERIVYINRFENPDKQKTESSYPRYYWQLAAFVLTDDSTEVFYYGKSLGYRIAVFDSITQSIQLKGIANDGTKFSKRFDTGKTFNVMEIYYRPDKNTLRRKSVIPGAAQIYKREYAKAGIFIAAAIATAASSLYFQNKYTKTHNDFMQLERAYQRENDPVEAYELANEVERKQDQSNSAFRTRNYFMTGFAAVYLANIVDSFLKPRIGYRTNEIEFDPYLDFNKQAVFMNFKITKKF
- a CDS encoding universal stress protein, which gives rise to MGNAKKWVIATNGTKYASAAVKYAAELFRDLRTEPEVYILVVAIDDDALTEAKAIVEMAKYTFEDIAGKEGPLTPYVETGEPGKVIVEQMKKLKADHLFIGGADFKWDINDEGPGGISNYIIENLSGGVTLIK
- a CDS encoding N-acetyltransferase yields the protein MNRINIRAEQHTDYQQVYKVHQKAFGQEEEGQIVERIRKSGGFVPELSLVAEIDGAVVGHILFSKITIETKQGDKESLSLAPMAVLPDFQKQGIGGQMIKAGIQKAVELGFDSIIVLGHADYYPNFGFEKASKWKITCSFEVPDEAFMAIELKEDALANSAGKVVYPPAFNIE
- a CDS encoding HD domain-containing protein, which gives rise to MENIPAEHQKVFTIISDAAQELDCPVYVVGGYVRDYYLNRSKQGEIDIDFVTVGSGIKLARKVSGKIKGSSLAVYKQFGTAQVKTGELELEFVGARKESYRKNSRKPIVEDGTLEDDQLRRDLTINALSWSLNKESYGELNDPFGGMDDLERALIRTPIDPKKTFDDDPLRMMRAIRFASQLDFRIEENTFDAITEMSERINIISKERIIEELNKIIMSDNPSLGFTMLFKTGLLKEFFPEMHNLHGVKEVKGVRHKDNFWHTLKVLDNVIEIGADLWLRWSAIMHDIAKPPTQRFQEGVGWTFHGHDALGAKWTKKIFRRLGLPLDERMRYVKKMVRLHLRPIALVSDEVSDSAIRRLIYEAGDDIDDLMKLCRADITTKNEYKHERYQKNFDYVEQRIKEVEEKDRIRNWKNPLSGEEIMEALNIEPSRTVGDVKDAVKEAILNGDIPNDHDAAFEYMMKHKEEFLN
- a CDS encoding glycerol-3-phosphate dehydrogenase/oxidase produces the protein MNRADFLDHIKEFNDFWDVVVIGGGATGLGCAVDAASRGYKTLLLEMHDFAKGTSSRSTKLVHGGVRYLQQGDVSLVIEALHERGLLIQNAPHLVSHQSFIVPSYEWWNGPFYGVGLKVYDALAGKLGIKKSENLSKEKTLEKIPTLEPKDLRGGVMYYDGQFDDSRLSINLAQTIADEGGYPLNYMKVTGLKKNANGFIEGLEVRDMLNGEDHEINARVVINATGIFTDHIMKMDEEDHQNIIQCAQGIHLILDKEFLPGESAIMVPHTDDGRVLFAVPWHNKVIVGTTDTPIKKPTLEPVALEEEIEFILRHAAQYLTQNPSRKDVKSVFAGLRPLVKPPDVKKTSEISRSHHLQVSESGLVTITGGKWTTYRKMAEDTIDRAALVAGLEVKECATKDLRIHGWLKNVDRGDHLFVYGSDKVALQKLIEEDESLADRLHPNLPYIKAEVIWAVRNELAQTIEDILSRRTRALLLDAKASVEMAPEVGRLLAQEFGKDEGWVEQEVKEYKQVAKNYILE